From the Cyanobium sp. M30B3 genome, the window CGGCCAGAGAAAGCTGGCACTGGGCGCGGTGCTGCTGATGGCTGCGCTGAGGCGGAGCTCCAGCCCCGGATCGCGGGCGATGCAGGCCGGCAGGTACCACTTGAGGGCAAGGCGCTCGCCCGCCAGCTCCACCGCATACACCTGGCCCTGGCTGCCGCTGCCGATGCCGCGCAGAACCAGCAGCGGGGTGCTGAGCCCGGCAAAGGAGAGCCGGCTTCCCTCCGGCAGGATCCAGGTCATCGCGCTCGGCTTGCTTGAACGGGATCGGCCCCTGGGCTGATCGCCTGGCGGATGCCGTTGCGGTGGGCCAGCGCCGTGCGGCGGTTGCTGAAGGGGTGACGGCGAACCTGGCCATCGCGCAGGTCCACCTGCAGGGTGTGCCGCTTGCGGGAACCCAGCAGCACGGCCGCCGCCAGCAGGACCAACTGCAGGGGCCAGAAGATCCAGACGGGGCCGATGCGGATGGGCAGCAGCAGCAGCAGGGCGACACTCAGTAACACCCACCAGCTGAACAGCTGGGGGAAGCGGGCCACGGTGTACACCATGACCGAGCGAATCTGATCGAGGTGGATGCTCTCCCCGCCGATGGCGACCGTGGCGGCTCTGCTGCCATGGCTGCGGCTGACCGCAGCAAGGGGTGGAGGCGCAAGCGGAGGGGGTGGGATCCCAGGGGGCTTCTGCTGCAGGCGGAACACCAGCACGGGACCGGAGCGGCCCAGGCGGATCTCGTCACCATCGCCGAGGGGGCGGCAGCGCAGCACCCGCTCCTCCTCCAGATAGGTGCCATCGCTGCTCTGCCAGTCGCACACCAACCAGCCGTGGCGACTGGAAAAACGCACCACGGCGTGGTGATCGGCCACGGCCGGCAGCGTTGGCAAGGCCAGCTGGTTGCCGCTGGCGCGGCCGATGGTGAGGGGGCGGTCGGGATTGAGCCGCAGGCACTTCTGCGGCTCATCCCGCAGGTGCAGCGTGGCAGTCGCGGTCATTCCTCACCCCGGCGGCGCTTCCACCACAGCTGCCAGTCGTCGCGCAGATCGTTCCACCAGCCGCCGTCGCCCTGGCGGAACGGCTGCACCCGGCCGGGAAAGACCAGCGCCTTGGCGGCCAGGGCCAGGGCCAGCAACAGCAGCGCCAGCAACACCCACCCCGGGATGGCACCAGGCCCCTGGGCCACGAACACCGCCCGCAGGGCATAGAGGGCCAGGGTGAAGGCGAGCCAGAAACGGAAGGGCTCCCAGGGATCGCGCGGCTGGGCCATCGCCTGATCCAGCGAATGGCGCAAGGGTAGGTCCGTAGCTTGGTGCCCGTCCCGGGTTGCCGTCACGCGTCCATGGAGACGTCCCCCCCAGCTCCCAGCCGCTCGCGCCTGCGCCTCTGGCGGGAGCTCGCCAGGGCGTGCGTCAGGGGCGAGCTGATGGGGCGTGCGGCGGCCATCCGCCAGGCCTGGAGCGGCCTGTGTGAGCACGGGGCCACGGTGGAGCTGTGGCAGGGCCAGACCTGCGTGCGGCGCCTTGCGGTGGGCGAGGGCCGCATCCGCATCGGCCGTGACCCCGCGTGTGAGCTGGCCCTCGACTCCCCCAGCCTCAGCCGGGTGCATGCGGTGCTGGAGCGGCGGCAACCCAGCGACCGGGACGCGACGCTGGTGGATTACGACTCCACCAACGGCCTGTTTCACCGCGACCGGCGCATCCGTTCCATCGCCCTGCGCCATGGCGACAGGGTGGTGCTGGGATCGGCGCTGAAGGGCGACACGCCCGAGCTGCGCTATCAGCACCGGCGCAGTGCCCTGGAGCTGGGGGTGCATGCCCTGGGCATCGGCAGCCTGGTGGGGACAGGCCTGCTGGCCTCGGGGATGCTGATGGCGGCCACGATCGCCGGCGGCTCGAAGATCCGGGTGATCGATGGGCCGGTGAAGATCCTCGCGGCCGATGGCCGGCAGATCGACGCCCAGCAGGGATCGGCCACCGCCCTGCCGTCGCTGGCCGACTATCCCCTGCATCTGCGCCAGGCGCTGCTGGCCTCGGAGGAGGCGCGCTTTGGCTGGAACAGTGGCATCGACCTGTTCGGCACCCTGCGCTCCGCCCTGCGCAGAACGGGCGGAGGCAGCGGGCTCACCCAGCAGGTGGCGCGGCTCTATTACCCCGCGGTGGGGCGCGATCTGAGCATCACCCGCAAGCTGCGTGAGCTGTGGGTGGCGCTGCAGCTGGAGGTGGGTTACAGCAAGAACCGCATCCTGAAGATGTATCTCGACCGGGCCCATCTGGGGCTCGGCACCGACGGCTTCGAGCAGGCCGCCCAGCTCTATTTCCGCAAGTCGGCCCGGGAGCTGGATGTCGCCGAATCGGCCTTTCTGGTGGGGCTGCTGCCCAGTCCCAACGGCTACAGCCCCTGCCATGCCCCCAACCAGGAGCAGGAGGCGGCGGCGCTGGAGCAGGCGTTGCTGAAGCGCCATGGCCAGCTCAAGGAGCGGGACCAGCAGCGGATCGCGGCCGTGCGCAACGGCCCCTGGCTGCCCGTGAAGCGCCGCAACCTGGTGCTGGAGCTGATGCACGGCCAGGGTCATCTGAGTGACCAGGGCCTGCGCGACGCCCAGCGTCAGCCGTTGAACATTGATTCCTCGGCCTGCCGTGAATCGCCGATCACCAGCTATCCCTTCTTTGCCGACTACGTGATCGGTGAGCTGGAGGGACGGCGCTTCGGCCTCAATCTCTCCGGCACGGAAGGCGGCAACTACGTGGCCGTGAGCACGATCGACCCGCAGCTGCAGGCCCTGGCCCAACAGCAGCTGCAGCGGTTTCTGGAGGGGCCGGCAGCCGCGGTGGGTCTGGGGCAGGGAGCCCTGATCAGCCTGCGGCCGAGCACGGGTGAAATCCTGGCCTATGTGGGCGGCGGCAACTACGCGCGCTCCAGCTTCGATCGCGTGCAGGCCCTGCGCCAGCCCGGTTCCACCTTCAAGCTGTTCCCCTTTCTCGCTGCCCTGGAGGCCGGCATGGGGGAGCAGGAGCTGGTGAACTGCTCGGCCCTGAGCTTTGTGGCCGGCTGCCGCCAGGGCAACGCCCCGATCAGCGTGATCGACGGCCTGGCGCTCTCGGAGAACGTGGTGGCCCTGCGCGTGGCGGAGCGGGCGGGACTGGATCAGGTGATCCGGCTGGCGCGGCGGCTGGGCATCAGCACACCGCTGGATGCCGACTACTCGGGGATGCTCGGCGGCCGGGAGACCTATCTCTATGAGCTGACCCGGGCCTATGCGGTGGTGGCCAATGGCGGCCGCTGGGTGCCGATGCACGGGGTGACGCGCATCTACGACCTGGGGGTCTGCCAGTCGCTGCAGAGCCTGGAGCAATGCCCGGAGCGCGGGGTGACCGTGGCCCGGGGCGAACAGAGCCGGCAGGTGCTGCCGGCGGAGCAGGCCGCTGCGATGGACCGCATGCTGCGGGCGGCGGTGGTGCGGGGCACGGGCCGAGGTGCGGCGCTGCTGAGCGATGCCCGCGGCAAGACCGGCACCACCAACGACGGCGTGGATGTGCTGTTCATCGGCTACTCACCGGCGATGGACCTGGTGACGGGGATCTGGATGGGCAATGACGACAACAGGCCGGCGGCGGCGGCCAGCGGCGCCCTGGTGGCTGAGTTCTGGGGGCAGATCATGGCGGCAGCCACAAGCCGGAGCTGACGCCCACCGCCAGGCCAAGCTGGGAGCAGATGGGGAAGCAGCTGGTGGATGGGAGGGATCGGCCGCAGTGGCGTGAGCTCGGCCAACGCCTGGCGCGCACCCTGAGCCAATCGGGCGGTTCGATCGGCACACCTGCGCGCTTGCAGGGGCTGGTGGCTGATCTGGCCGCCGACCGGCAGGAGCTGCTCCTGCCCCTGAAGGATCTGGTGAGCCGGCCGGCCTTTCAGGCCCTGATCCCAAAGGCCGGCAGCGGCAGCGGCGCGGTGCAGCGGGATGGGCTGATCCAGGCGATGGAGGCCACCTTCTCCCGCCAGGTGATCCAGGCGTTGCGTGAGCTGCTGGATGGCTTCCTCGATCTGCCGCCGGGATCGGGCGCGCAGGCCGTTGATCAACCCGACGTGCCCGTCCCCCAGCCTGCGGCCCCTCCCCCAGCGCCTTCTCCTCCCCGGCCCAACCTGCAGCCGGCCCCGGCCGCGACACCGTTGCGCCGAGCAGAAGCCGCCCCCCTGGTCGGGGCCGCAGAGCCCAGGACGCCTGTGCTGCGGCTGCTCCTACTCAGCCTGGCCACGGCGGTGGCCGTGGTGGCGGGTGCGGCTGCGGTGGTGGTGCTGCGCACCAGTGACCTCTGCGCCCTGGTGGGCCTGTGCCCGAGCTCCAGCCCCTCCAACCGTGCTGTTGAGGCCCTGGCGGCAGCGGAGCAGGCTGCCCAGGATCTGAACCAGGCCGGCACGCTCCGCGCCTACGAGCGGGCGGTGGAGGAGCTGGAGCAGCAGTTGCTCACGCTCAGCGCCGCCACGCTCACGCCGGAGCAGGAGCAGCGACGGCAGCGGCTGGATCAGACGGCACGGGATGCCCGTGGGGTGCTGGCAGAAGAACGCAACGACGCGCGGCGCCTGGAGAAAGCCAGCAAAGCCCTGGCTGGCGCACGGCAGAGAGGCGCAGATGAGCGGGCCGGTCAGCTGGCCATCGCCAGGGAAGAACTGGATGCCATCGCACCCCGGAGCTTCTCGGCCGCGCCAGCCAGAACGCTGCGCCGCCAGCTGGAGCAACTCGAGGCTGAGGCCCCGCCCAGCGAACCATCTGAGCCGGAAGCCGCCCCGGATCCGGTTCCGGGCGAGGCGCCCGCTGCCGAGCAGGAACCGCCCGCGGAACAGCCAGCCCCCCCTCCACCGCCCCTGCCCGCTCTGCCGCGAGAGCGCCCCACGCCAGCGCCGATTCCGCCGCCGCCGCCGCCGCCGCCGCCGCCGCCCGCCGCACCAGGGGCTGACGGGCCCTAGCGGAAACGGCAGGGCAACCCCTCCCCGCGCCAGCAAGCGCGCCACGGCAGGACAGTGCGGCTCTGCGGCCACTGGCGCTGCTCAGGGCTGGTGCTGCTGAGGGCTGGGCGATGCTGGCCCCCTCACTGCGCCTGCACCCCATGGGCAAATCCCTCACCCTGCTGGCGGTGGCCCTGCTGACCCTGCCCACCCCCGCCCCAGCCGCCCCAGCCGCCCCAGCCCCCTGGCGTGAGCAGCCGGCCGTGGCCGAGCTCTTCCGCGCGGCTGGTGTGGAGGGCACCTTCGTGCTGCTGGATGAGCGCAGCGGGGAGCTGCGGGGCCACAACCGCCGCCGAGCGGAGCAGCGCTTCTCGCCAGCCTCCACCTTCAAGATCGCCAACGCCCTGATCGGCCTGTCCGTCGGGGCGGTGCCCAGCGTGGAGGAGGTGATCCCCTACACGGGCGATGCCAACCCGTTCATGCGCGAGTGGCTGGAGCCGATGGGGCTGCGCGGCGCCATGGCGGTGTCGAACGTGCCGATCTATCAGGAGCTGGCTCGCCGCATTGGCCTGCAGCGCATGGGCGAGGCGATCCAGCGGCTGGATTACGGCAACGGGCAGATCGGCACCAACGTGACCACCTTCTGGTTGCGGGGCCCGCTGGCGATCAGCGCCGTGGAGCAGACCCGCTTTCTCGCCGGCCTCGCCCACCAGTCGCTGCCCTTCCCCCGCAGGGCCCAGCAACAGGTGGCCGAGATCACGCGGGTCGACGCGGGTCCGGGCTGGAGCCTGCACGCCAAGACTGGCTGGCAGAACGCCCCGGACGCCGGCGTGGGCTGGTGGGTGGGCTGGGTGCGGCGCGGGGAGCAGATCACCCCCTTTGCCCTCAATATCGCCATGGCCGGGGCTACCGATGCGCCGAAACGCGAGCAGCTGGGTCGCGCCAGTCTGCAGGCGCTGGGCCTGCTCCCGCAGGGGCCCATGCCCACGCCGTGAAACCCCTCCAGGGGGGGGGCACGGCTT encodes:
- a CDS encoding transglycosylase domain-containing protein — encoded protein: METSPPAPSRSRLRLWRELARACVRGELMGRAAAIRQAWSGLCEHGATVELWQGQTCVRRLAVGEGRIRIGRDPACELALDSPSLSRVHAVLERRQPSDRDATLVDYDSTNGLFHRDRRIRSIALRHGDRVVLGSALKGDTPELRYQHRRSALELGVHALGIGSLVGTGLLASGMLMAATIAGGSKIRVIDGPVKILAADGRQIDAQQGSATALPSLADYPLHLRQALLASEEARFGWNSGIDLFGTLRSALRRTGGGSGLTQQVARLYYPAVGRDLSITRKLRELWVALQLEVGYSKNRILKMYLDRAHLGLGTDGFEQAAQLYFRKSARELDVAESAFLVGLLPSPNGYSPCHAPNQEQEAAALEQALLKRHGQLKERDQQRIAAVRNGPWLPVKRRNLVLELMHGQGHLSDQGLRDAQRQPLNIDSSACRESPITSYPFFADYVIGELEGRRFGLNLSGTEGGNYVAVSTIDPQLQALAQQQLQRFLEGPAAAVGLGQGALISLRPSTGEILAYVGGGNYARSSFDRVQALRQPGSTFKLFPFLAALEAGMGEQELVNCSALSFVAGCRQGNAPISVIDGLALSENVVALRVAERAGLDQVIRLARRLGISTPLDADYSGMLGGRETYLYELTRAYAVVANGGRWVPMHGVTRIYDLGVCQSLQSLEQCPERGVTVARGEQSRQVLPAEQAAAMDRMLRAAVVRGTGRGAALLSDARGKTGTTNDGVDVLFIGYSPAMDLVTGIWMGNDDNRPAAAASGALVAEFWGQIMAAATSRS
- the blaOXA gene encoding class D beta-lactamase, encoding MGKSLTLLAVALLTLPTPAPAAPAAPAPWREQPAVAELFRAAGVEGTFVLLDERSGELRGHNRRRAEQRFSPASTFKIANALIGLSVGAVPSVEEVIPYTGDANPFMREWLEPMGLRGAMAVSNVPIYQELARRIGLQRMGEAIQRLDYGNGQIGTNVTTFWLRGPLAISAVEQTRFLAGLAHQSLPFPRRAQQQVAEITRVDAGPGWSLHAKTGWQNAPDAGVGWWVGWVRRGEQITPFALNIAMAGATDAPKREQLGRASLQALGLLPQGPMPTP
- a CDS encoding FHA domain-containing protein, with amino-acid sequence MTATATLHLRDEPQKCLRLNPDRPLTIGRASGNQLALPTLPAVADHHAVVRFSSRHGWLVCDWQSSDGTYLEEERVLRCRPLGDGDEIRLGRSGPVLVFRLQQKPPGIPPPPLAPPPLAAVSRSHGSRAATVAIGGESIHLDQIRSVMVYTVARFPQLFSWWVLLSVALLLLLPIRIGPVWIFWPLQLVLLAAAVLLGSRKRHTLQVDLRDGQVRRHPFSNRRTALAHRNGIRQAISPGADPVQASRAR